AGAAGGTTTAGTAAAACCAAAAGCACCTAATTTACCTTGGTAATTAGCAACTGCGGTAGAATCTCGTAAATCTAGTTGCGGAACATCATTACTAACAGTTTCTGTTTTTGAGTTTTCTGATGCCTTTGTAGCTTCTACTTGTTCTTGCTTTGCCTTTTCTGCCTCCAACTCTTCAGGAGTAGGTTGATTTTGGTAAAACATGAAGACGAGTATTCCGAAAATAAGCACAAAGCCTATAATGGATTGTACGTCAAATTTCTTTTCTTCCATGTGGTATTTCTAATTAATTGGGATATTTTGAATTTTTAAGAAAGCAAATATATGTCCAAATATGGTGTTTATGCCAATGTGGCACTTGTTTATGCCTTTTTATGTTCTAAAGCTGCTTTAACCAAGCCAACAAATAATGGATGGGGATTAGCTACAGTACTTTTATATTCTGGGTGATATTGCACGCCTATAAACCATGGGTGGTTTTTTAGTTCAACAATTTCAACCAAATTTGTTTCCTTATTAAAACCTGTTGCATGCAAACCTGCTTTCTCTAATTTCTCTAAATATGCATTGTTGAATTCATACCTATGACGGTGACGCTCGGATATTTGCTTAACACCATTATACATTTTTTGTACTAAACTTCCCTCTTTCAATTCACAATCCCAAGCACCTAAACGCATAGTACCACCTTTATCCGTAATACTTTTTTGTTCTTCCATAATGCTAATTACAGGATCAGGAGTGTTTTCATCCATCTCGGTAGAATTTGCATTGGCAAGTCCTAATACATTACGCGCATATTCAATAACCGCCATTTGCATTCCCAAACAAATACCTAAAAATGGAATATGCATTACTCGGGCATATTCAACTGCTTTTACTTTACCTTCTATTCCACGTTCGCCAAAACCTGGGGCAACTAAAATAGCATCCAATCCTTTTAATTTACTTTCATAATTTTTGGCTGTAATGTATTCTGAATGTACAGATTTCACATTAACTTTTACCTCATTAGTAGCTCCTGCATGTATAAATGCTTCTAAAATAGATTTATAAGAATCTTGCAATTCCACATATTTACCTACTAAACCGATAGTAACTTCATCTTTGGGGTTCTTGTGTCTTGCCAAGAACTCGTTCCATCGACCTAAATCTGGCTCTACATCATTTGGTAACGCCAATTTCTGTAAGGTTACGCTATCCA
The genomic region above belongs to Maribacter hydrothermalis and contains:
- a CDS encoding CTP synthase produces the protein MAQTKYIFVTGGVTSSLGKGIIAASLAKLLQSRGYKTTIQKLDPYINVDPGTLNPYEHGECYVTDDGAETDLDLGHYERFLNVRTSQANNVTTGRIYQSVIEKERRGEFLGKTVQVVPHITNEIKERVQLLGNSGEYDIIITEIGGTVGDIESLPYIEAVRQLLWELGDNNAIVIHLTLVPYLSAAGELKTKPTQHSVKTLMESGIKADILVCRTEHEISNEIKDKLALFCNVKREAVIQSIDASTIYDVPLLMQEEGLDSVTLQKLALPNDVEPDLGRWNEFLARHKNPKDEVTIGLVGKYVELQDSYKSILEAFIHAGATNEVKVNVKSVHSEYITAKNYESKLKGLDAILVAPGFGERGIEGKVKAVEYARVMHIPFLGICLGMQMAVIEYARNVLGLANANSTEMDENTPDPVISIMEEQKSITDKGGTMRLGAWDCELKEGSLVQKMYNGVKQISERHRHRYEFNNAYLEKLEKAGLHATGFNKETNLVEIVELKNHPWFIGVQYHPEYKSTVANPHPLFVGLVKAALEHKKA